The window GCATTTTGTGGAGCATTTTCCAAGACAACATCTCTGACATCCTTGTTATAAGCAGCCAAAAGCTTTACCAACTTAAGAAAATTACCCTGGTTTAGGGATCCTGGAGATTCATCATGGCCTCTAAATGGACAAGCTTGGAATGTTAACCACCTAATGAAATAACAGACAAGGGACATGTTAGTCTTACATAAATACAAAATATACTAGGTTAATTGTTGAAACAAATAAACTTAGTCTTACCTAATGGAATCAATTGTGACTTTAAGTCTTAACCTTGCAGCTGCAACCTTTTTTGTACATACTTGTACCATCGCCTTGTCAATGTGGTTCAATCTATTTTTCAGATTTTCATAACAACGGGCTGAATAGCTATGGGCTGAGTTGGAATCTTTGTCCATGTGGGTTATAAAAGCACAATCTTTGCCATCATTCACCTTTTTCCAGTTTATAAATCCATCCACTGTGAATGCACTTGAACCACACTTTCCAGTTGGCTTTTTCGTAAAGAGGAAACAACAGAGGCAGTATGCACGATGTGTGACAAGTGAATACTCTAGCCAAGGCCAATCAGTGAAATAACTATACTGGAATCGGCGGCGGTTTTTTGTTGTTCCATTATATGGATACTCTTTCATGTATGGATGAAAAGCGCCCTTAGAAACATAGAATCGACGTGCTTCATCCTGCTTATCGGGATGGAGTTCCCAAATCTGTTGGCGTGTACCAGGATCCCTCACATATTTTGTGCTTCTAGTTCTACCTTCTTCTAAAGTTTCTAGTGGTGCCACAATATTGTGATCATCAGTTTGCATATCAACTAGATTAGGGCTGGAAGTATCATCTACAACAGGTTGCTCCTCCGGTGGATTTGCATTTTCAGTTGCATTAGAGCTAGAAGCAATAGGCTTGAAAAACAAATCTATTGTTGCTGTAGTCTTCCTCTTCATCCTTCAGTCATTGGAACATTAAACAAGGAGTGGCATTAGAAAACTATTATGCTACCTTATCAAAGCAGTAAATTAAACCGTTATCTCTGTAGAAATTGCGCTAATTCACCAAGATTAACAGTGATTCAGTGACGTACCTTGATTCCGAGTTGAAGTTGATCTGTTGATGTATGTATGATGCCGATGAAGTACACAAGTAGTTTCTGTCTTATGATTGAATCGCATGCACTGAAGTGTTGGACCACTGCCTTGGGCGACGGCGGCAAAAGCAGTAAGACTGCAAGAGTCGACGGTGAACGAGcgatgggcggcggcgggcgggcggcggcgtagGAAGGTACAGAACCAGAACACTTGATCGCACGAACGAAATTATCGGGAGGATAAGGGTAGATCGATAGCATGTAATCTCTTTTTTCTGACATATACGTACATCTAGCAATCGAGGCTCGGTTGATGGTTCCACGTTGGGCCTTGGGCAGTTGGGCACTTGGGCTAGAAAGTTTTCATGTCCAACAACAAAAAGATCAGAAGCAGCCTGTACACATGACACCTATACATAGAAACTACTGGTAATACTAGTNNNNNNNNNNNNNNNNNNNNNNNNNNNNNNNNNNNNNNNNNNNNNNNNNNNNNNNNNNNNNNNNNNNNNNNNNNNNNNNNNNNNNNNNNNNNNNNNNNNNNNNNNNNNNNNNNNNNNNNNNNNNNNNNNNNNNNNNNNNNNNNNNNNNNNNNNNNNNNNNNNNNNNNNNNNNNNNNNNNNNNNNNNNNNNNNNNNNNNNNNNNNNNNNNNNNNNNNNNNNNNNNNNNNNNNNNNNNNNNNNNNNNNNNNNNNNNNNNNNNNNNNNNNNNNNNNNNNNNNNNNNNNNNNNNNNNNNNNNNNNNNNNNNNNNNNNNNNNNNNNNNNNNNNNNNNNNNNNNNNNNNNNNNNNNNNNNNNNNNNNNNNNNNNNNNNNNNNNNNNNNNNNNNNNNNNNNNNNNNNNNNNNNNNNNNNNNNNNNNNNNNNNNNNNNNNNNNNNNNNNNNNNNNNNNNNNNNNNNNNNNNNNNNNNNNNNNNNNNNNNNNNNNNNNNNNNNNNNNNNGTCTGACCCCTGCTCGCACCCCCCTGTCTCCGCCTCTGCTTATGTGTGAGACCCGGGGGAGGGGGGGCTAGTATAGGATGTGTCCTTAGGCGAGATCAATCAGATCAATTTATTTGAAGATAGAAAACATGTTCAATCTATTTGAAGATAGAAAACATGTTCAGTTTCTTGAAAATATTTAGAGACATACATCCATGCTTAATGTACAATCTCAATAAGTTTCAATTcctaatttgaactacatttagAGAAAAAAGAAGACAAAATCGAATGTGAATAGTGTCAAATACTGTTTATCCAAAGCTGACGCTATTTATAGTCGAATTCGAGGGGTAGTATTTCATGTTCGTTGGTGTGATTTCTTACCATGACTTCAACGTGAACTTCCATAATCATGCCGTGCTTAATGTATGTTGTCACGAAACATGCTCATGCGGCAACAATATCAGACCTCACCATGCAACAGAAATCCTGGTtctaaaaaaaaagaaagaaagaaaaggcatgCGTGGTTGGTGACCAGATCGAACACGAGCAGCTTGCACCCGAGCGAATCGGACGGCGGGCAGCCAAACCCCACCCGTGCACCGATCGCAGCCGTCGACCACGCTTTCGTAGGCTGCACTCCACCGAAGCCTATATATGCACGCGGCCGTCTCGCGCCTACGCCTTCATCACGTCTCACGTACGAACACAAAACCCTCGCTGCCGCCgccggagaagaggaggagaagatggGCCGCGTGATCAGGGCGCAGCGCAAGGGCGCCGGCTCGGTGTTCAAGTCGCACACGCACCACCGCCAGGGCCCGGCGCGGTTCCGGGCGCTGGACTACGGCGAGCGGAACGGGTACCTCAAGGGCGTGGTGACGGACATCGTGCACGACCCCGGCCGCGGCGCGCCGCTGGCCCGCCTCGACTTCCGCGACCCCGTCCGCTACAAGCACCGCAAGGAGCTCTTCGTCGCCGCCGAGGGCATGTACACGGGCCAGTCCGTCTACTGCGGCCGCCGCGCCGTCGTCGCCATCGGCAACGTGCTCCCGCTCGCGTCCCTCCCGGAGGGCGCCGTCGTCTGCAACGTCGAGCAGCACGTCGGCGACCGCGGCGCGCTCGCCCGCGCCTCGGGCGACTACGCCATCGTCATCAGCCACAACTCCGACAACGGCACCACCAGGCAAGTTTAATCGATCTTGTATGCATGCATGGATGGATCATGGATGGAGACCAGTAGATTAATCTGACTTGTGTGCAACCGTGCGTACGTGCGTGCAGGATCAAGCTGCCGTCGGGGGCGAAGAAGGTGGTGCAGAGCGGGTGCAGGGCGATGGTGGGGCAGGTGGCCGGCGGCGGGAGGACGGAGAAGCCGCTGCTCAAGGCGGGCAGGGCGTACCACAAGTTCAGGGTGAAGAGGAacagctggcccagggtgcgcggcGTCGCCATGAACCCCGTCGACCACCCGCACGGAGGAGGCAACCACCAGCACATCGGGCACGCGTCCACGGTCCGCCGCGACGCGCCTCCCGGGCAGAAGGTTGGACAGATCGGGGCGCGGAGGACCGGCAGGCTCAGGGGGCAGGCCGCCGTCAACGCATCCAAGGACAGCAGGGCCGCTTAGTTCAGTTAGAGATCttcatacatatcatcatcgatcaGCTAGGTTATTACTTAGATTTCGGGACCGTTATATCTGTCATGCTTTCCATTGGGGGTTGTGGTACTATTTGGACTTTGGTCGAATTATGTATGGGAAGTTTTAGTTTTATATACTCTTAAATTAGGGCGACTAGCCCGTGTATTTCGACGAGGGGTGTCATTTGTGAATGACTTTCCTGACGTGAGGGATGATATTTTCTTCAGAGAAACTTGACCGTTTTTGTGAGAGACCCGTTTGATCCCGACTAAAACTGCCATTAAGAGGGTTCGTTTGCCGTCCCTCTCGTAGTGAATGTCAGCTAGATAAGATTTCAGTATTCTAGTACATCAATATTATCTGACATATACCTTGTATCCACCATATTCTAGATTTTGGTAACATTTAATTAATTTGATTGGAGAATGAGTAGGGAAAGGCAAAAGAAGTTTGATTTAATGCAGGACACGGTTTTGAAAGTACTGATTTGATTTTGTTTCGTTATTATTACTATATTTATGATTTATGATGGTCTTTTTATGTGACATCGGTTGGGATCAAAGAAAGAGGTGAGAACGTTGGGAGGAAAAAACCGGGCAGGAGGGGAGGCGAGATAACCAACTCTCCCTTAATGATAGAGATTTGTTCAAGAAAATTACCGACCTGATCCATCGGTTCGCTTGGTGCAGCGCTTGGACTCTCACGGCAACTTGCCCATTCTAATATGATTCTTGACCAGCCTCCTTCGGACCAAAAATACTACACCTATGAGGACTATTTTACGGATCCCCTGCTACGGACGGACGTGGCCTATTCACATTAACTTCCCGCCCCTGATTTCAAGTGGTGAGGCCCCTCATAACTCAATCAGATAAGACCATCATGGATCCGTGGCCGTATTCCGTAAGTTGCAAGCCACCCCATACAGCCATACCCTTACCCGTCACATTTAAGCTTACCCACCACCCGTACCCATACCCGCCAGTGGGTACAACTTTGTCCCATACCCGTCACCCGATAAGGTAAATGGGTACCCGTGGGTAAAAACACCCACGTTTGATACCATCATTTTGAGCAACATATAATCATAAACAACAACATATAATCATAATTTATAAAGGACAACACATAATAACATCAATGcatctactacccctataaaagcaCGAAAGGGCGGAGAACCCATTCATCCTATCCATCAAATCGTGTGATCTGACTGTTTACATTGCTCTAACGTATTAAACGTGTTTTATgctttaattacccaccatgccattagCCTGGCTGCTATCCTCTACTGCCTCTTTCAAaggaaaacacaaaaaacaaaaccgCTGCCTCCCGCTAACTAGCCACTAATCCAATGCACGCACGCATCACGCACGTTCTCCCCAGAAAACTAATCCCACTCAAATCACGTCCCCTCGATCTCGATACGATCAGTCTTGGCAAAACGCCTCCACCGCTAGGACGTCCTGCCGGGTCGGCGGCCGCTTCACGCCGGAGGGCGCCGTTGGGGCATGTAGCGCCGCCCGCCGGGAGATGCCGTGGCCGTGTATGAGGACCAGCTGCCCCCGGGAGTGGCCGTGTCCGCTGGCAGCCACGCCGGAGGGCGTCATTCGTCGCATCGCCTCCTTGATGCCGGCCAAGAGAGCTCAGGCGCCGCTTGCCGCTGTGGCGACGGAGGTCCTTCCGGTCTCCATGGGGCGCGCATTGAATTTTCTGCTGTTTGTGTTGATTTGAACCCTGAAATTGATGCATTTTGTTACCATTATGAAAATAGAAACCGAAGACTGGAGCACAAGCTAGCTAGCTTCTTCGTGCATGCTGCTACCTGCTAGCTAGCGATTACAGTTTGCAAATCATGGCCTTGCACTCTGTTTATGCGATGTCTGCATATGTACGAGATGCATGCACTTGCTTGCTGAGTTGCACTCGAGGCATATTGATTATAGGTTACCTTATGTGCAGGTACGGCCAACCACGAGCCTACACATACAGATTGAAGAATGAAGAATTGCATGAAATGTTACCGTCTGTTGGTGATAGTGCTTTGCATGATTTTAGGACTTAGTGGATACACTGATCTAAATTTGATAGATGTTTCTTATTTAGTTTTTGTTTCAAACGCATGCTTTAATTGATGAACACTGTTATTAAGGAAGGTCTTGTTCCAAATGCACATGCCTTCCATGTTTAACTCTGAACAGAATGAACTGCACTTGCTACAACCAGACTGAACTGAATGTATAGAAACATGTACAGGTTCCCCTATCCCGCTCGCCCCTCCGGCAATGGTCCGGCCACCCCAGCAATGGTCCGGCCACCCGAGCACGGATCCAACATCTAACACGTGAATCCTCGCCGTCCCCATCCTCAACGAAGATACAGGGAGCAGATTTTGCGGAATCTATCATTTTGTGTTACATTTGTTGCCATCCAAATATTTTGCATAGACACCTTAAATTTTGCTGCATGTGAGCTATGCTAATTTAAATTTACATGACATTTTAATTTCATATTTTGAATTAAGATGCCATCATCACTTTTGGTTGTGTTAGCTCTACTCCACTTTGTCATTTCTTGATGTTTGGATTGACCATATCTTAATGTCCATTATTGCTAACATTAGGAATTATATGCACATGAAACTGAATTACAACATAGAAGACTTTGATCAAGATATACATTTTATATTTAGAAAAGATATGTAATAAGTCTTTTTATGTTCCCTCAGTAGTTATTCAATGTACCAAATTTATGAAATTTCAATTGATCAAGGGAGCATTGGTCTAATTTAAAAGAAGATTAGTAGCTTATTTGGTTCACGTATATTTAGAAGGGGCGGAGAAAATTTCTTGCTGAGCTTTTATTGTGTGTTGCACGTGCAAACTTATGTAATTAAAACTGTTGTGTTTTTAGTTAGGAATAGATGTATCCCGTTGGCATGAAACTATTTTTGATCTTCAAAACGAGCATTAGTAAAAACGTGCGTTGCACATGCAAGCTTGCTAGTACTTATAAACAACACATCATAAACATCAACACATTCTATAAACATCAATATTTTCTTGTACACACCAAAACATCAACACATAGTCATAAATAGTAGCACATAGTCATACATTTAAAGTTCACAAACTCAAGACAAAGGGTAGGCACAATTTGTCCGTACTTATTAGATTTTATCAAGGTACATGGGTATGCGGGTACGGGTTATATGATCCCTTACCCGTACCTGCTCTACCCGATGGGTTTAAGGTTTCCCCATTTATATACCCATAGGTAAATTTTTGTCCCACACCCttgccctaatagggtttttacccgcagggtacatgggtaatgggtacccattgacATCCCTACTTCGGACACTCTTATGGCCAGCTTGGAGGAGGGTGTGGGAGCAAACACATTGGAATTTGTGCAGGGGATCCAATGATGCAGAGGGCGTTCACTGCGAGTCACGAATTTTTGACATTAATATAATTGCATTTGGGTAATTTTTTGCTGCATTGATGGTTATCGGTGTTAATTGTTTCACGTTTGTGTCATCAATTACTTAATTTATTTTTCACGTTTTAACCGATTTTAAGCAAACGCGTGTCATAGTTTTCGAACACGACATTTGCCGCATAGTTTTTTCTCAATCAAAAAgttaaataaaaataagtcatagctTGGTCTTCATTCTAACGTTACCATAGCATACTCATCCGTAAGATGCCAACCTGTCAAGCAAGTCGAGGTGTGGCATTCTCCTTCTTCCCGCGAAGTGTGGCATATCCTCGCAAAAGAATAGCAAAGACGATGGCTTGCTTTCCACTTGTCAACTCGATCGTCATTGACAACTCTGATACAGTCATGTGGTCCTTAATTCATGGGAACCTTAACAACTTTTATTCATTTTTGAATTTGAACTGGGATAACCCCGACCTCAACAATGCTGGCCAGCCAGAAGACGTTCACAATTAAAATTCCTGTTCGCGTCTGGGTAAAGCCATCGATGGATAAAGAGTAATGCTACATCTACAAAGGTTTACTTAATCAACCTTCACAAGGTCTATATAAACACTAGTAAACGTCTACGTGGTATGAAGGGGAAGTAGCAGCAGCAAGTAGCAAGTCCGGTACGGTCACGCCATGCAAGAGTTGATCCTCCTCCTGCTTCCCAtgacgctcctcgtcgtcatcggcaGCCTGCTCCGGCGTGCACCGCCGATCAAGGAAATGCGAACCCGCCTTGCCGCCGTCAAGTGGGGTCTCGTACGTGACTTCTCCGCTGCCTTGCGGCAGGAGGTCGTCGTCACGGACCGTGTCACCGCGCACCACCTCCTCGTCCGCGGCGGTGCCGGGGGCGCGTTCTGCAACCGTCCCCCGACGAGCGCGGCCAGCGCCATCCTCTCCGGCCAGCGCCACCACAACATAACCTCTGCGCCCTACGGCTCGCTCTGGCGTGCCACCCGCCGCAACCTCGTCTCCGAGGTCTTCCACCCGTCGTGCCTTCGCCTCTACGCCCCAGCCCGCCGCGCCGCGCTCTGCGGCCTCGTCGCGGACCTTCGTGAACAGTGCACGTCTAAGTCTAACGACGGCGTGGCCCTCGCGGCCGAGAGCATGCACGCTGCTATGTTCGGCCTGAACGCCACCATGTGCTTCGGCGATGGCGTCGACGCAGGCCTCGTCCGCGCCATGGCCGACAACACGGAGGAGCTCATCTGGTCCCTCGTTGGTGTGCGTGTCTTCGCCGCGCTCCCGGCGTTGACCAGGCTAATCTACCGCGAACGGTGGAACAAGCTGGCCGCGCTcaggcggcagcaggaggagctgtACCTCCCGCTCATCAATGCCCGACGCGGCAGGCGGCGTCGACCGTCCGGCGAAGCCCCAGCATATGTGGACACACTCATCGAGCTCCTGGTCGCAGACGAAAGGAACTCCGCCTACGGTGGGAATGCTTCCAGTCGCAAGCAAACGCTAACGGACGGTGAGCTTGTGGGGCTCTGCTCCGAGTTTCTTGGCGCCGGCACGGAGCCCCCGACCGCGGAGCTGCAGTGGATCATGGCGAACTTGGTGAAGCATCTGGACGTCCAGGAGGCCGTCCGGACAGAGATCGAGGCTGTGGTCGGGGTGGACGCCGAGGAGGTCGGCGAGGAAGACCTTGGTAGGCTGGAGTACCTCAATGCTGTGCTCATGGAGGCGCTCCGTCTGCACCCCAGCGTGCCCTCTGTGGTTAGGCAGGTGAGCAAGTAACTACTTTCCAGTTCTAAAAAAACCTGTTCTCTAATCGATTTCTCGTTTAAATATGGAAAATTCCTTCAATGCTATGAAAAAAGTAAATCAAAACAGTTTATGTAGAATGATGAAATTAGAACGGATACATAGAAAATACttagatttttgaaaaaaaatccagaATGAAGTCTTTATGCTCTTATTAATAGCATGATTTACTAACCTTATGATTTTGCATAAGATAGGTGAAAATTGTTAGTCCTATTGCAAGAATACTCCACTTTTCATCATTTTCATAATAGAATACTTATATTTTAAGTTCGTCGATAGGTTAATTATTAAGTTTAGTATAAGTCAAGGTCACACATACTTGATATTTTCTTCCTCGCAAGGTGATGCCCGAGGACCACGTTGTTCTGGATGGCCGGCGCGTCACGGCAGGGACGATCGTGCAGTTCCAGTTGGAGCGTCTGGGGCGGGACAAGACGTCGTGGGCCGACCCAGATGAGTTTCAGCCGGAGCGGTTCCTGGCTAGCGGCGGGGGCAATGTCGTGAGCCTTGTGGCGGCTGCAGGAAGCGCCGGAGAAATTAGGATGATGCCGTTTGGTGCGGGCAGGAGGATGTGCCCTGGCATGGGTGTCGCGATGCTTCAGTTGGGGTACTTCGTTGCAAACCTCGTGAGGGAGTTTGAGTGGACGGAGGCGGAAGGCGACATGGCTGTCGACCTCGAGCCACATGTCGAGTTCTTGAACTTCATGAGACGGCCGCTGCGTGCTAAGCTCACGCCACTGAATAAGGGGGTTGGAGGTTCAGGAGCCTTTTCAGACCAATGAATAGCTATGGAGACAAGTCCTAAGAAACCTTAATCATAAGCCTGATCAAAAGtttaaaatgcatacaaacattcaGGGGTTTTCTGCTTTCCATTATCTAAGTGTATTGTCTAAATTGTATCTAAGTTTACTGTTTGAATTGCATGATCAAAAGTATATATTGTATTGTGTGAGATCATATTAGTCTATGGCACAAAGGCTCATGTATCATAGAGGGGAAATTGGACAAGTCTAGGTGGTGCACTCGCTCTAGCTAGAACTATAGGATGCCCCCTTTCCGACAACCCTCCTTTCCCTAAATTGAATGGGTGTCGGGACCTTGCTAGAGACGAGGACGATGTTGTGAGTTGCAACATCCCAAGGTGGGGGGAGGGATCTGCCGTCATCAGAGAAGAACTAGAGCGGGGGTTACGATGGTGGTGGCTTGGGCATATCGTGGGTTGCGTCGCCGAGCGGAAGAAGAATAAAGATGCGGGGGATGCCCCTTGGATTTAGATCCAATGGCCACCTAATCAAATTATGATGGAAGCGTTTTCAGTTACCTGATGAATAGTTGGCCCCTAATATATCAACCGATCAACCCTGATTCGAGCATACATGAGTGATTATTCTCGGTACTTGGTGGATATAATTTGCACAATGAAGGTATGGAAGGATAAGTGTTGAGTTTCAGTGGTAAGGAGGTTCTCATAAAATCTATAACTCAAGTAATGCCATCATTTTGCTATGATGGTTTTCAAACTTCCAAAACTGATTTGTAAACAGATGTTCGATGCTATTAATCAGTTTGGTGGGGCGATGGAGTAACACTGAAAATTGCATTGGAAGGCTTGGTGGAAATTATCTATATatacatctatatctatatctatacctactaataaaaggacTATTGCTTCTTACCATCATAAGTTCGTCCGTTTTTGGTTCCACCGTCAAATTTCGTTTCGTAGGTCGTCCTCACATTTCGTATGTGGTCACCGGGTTTGTAAGTCAGATGGGCTGATTTTTTTTCTGGGCCGCTAAAAACAGTAGCGTCATGTGCTAAAATTTTGGACTTCTTTTGTAAATACTAGTCCCACCTGCTTTTCTAGATCAATTCACAACAACTTATATACCATTCTAGAGAAGTCAAAAAAAGGGCGAGAATTGCCTCATATATCCTCTTCCAATCCAAGAGGAGAGAGGCGCATGAAATACAAAAAAAATCAGCATGGTTGAGCGACAGACAACTGGTCTGAAGGTGAAGGAAGGAGAGAGCATTAAAATCCCAGAGGAGAGACAACCAATCTAATAAACAGCGGCCTCGAGAGAGCGGGCCGGAGCCATGACCGGTGGAGCCGAGGGAGCGCCACTGCTGGTGGTGGACAGGGATCCCGAGAACATTAGAATCCCAGAGGAGATACAACCGATCTAAGAAACAGCGGCCTCGAGAGCgcgggctgctacctcttgagcactgcgttggttttcccttgaagaggaaagagtgatgcagtaaagtagcgtaagtatttttcttagtttttgagaaccaaggtatcaatccagtaggagatcacactcgagtcccacgcatctacacaaacaaataagaaccttgcaaccaacgcgataaaggggttgtcaatcccttcatggtcacttacgagagtgagatctgatagatatgataagataatatttttggtatttttatgataaagagaaataaagatgcaaagtaaaataaacggcaaacagaaatagctaagtgttggaagattaatatgatggaagatagacccgggggccataggtttcactagtggcttctcttaagagcataagtattacggtgggtaaacgaattactgtcgagcaattgatagaaaagcgaataattatgagaatatctaggcctgatcatgtatataggcatcacgtctgtgacaagtagaccgaaacgattctgcatctactactattactccacacatcgatcgctatccagcatgcacctagagtattaagttcataagaacagagtaatgctttaagtaagatgacatgatgtagagggataaactcatgcaatatgatataaaccccatctttttatcctcgatggcaacaatacaatacgtgtcggttccctttctttcactgggatcgagcaccgcaagattgaacccagagctaagcacttcttccattgcaagaaagatcaaattagtaggccaaaccaaactgataattcgaagaggcttgcaaagataaaccatcatacataaaagaatttagagaagaatcaaatatagttcatagataatctggatcataaacccaaaattcatcggatcttcacaaacacaccgcaaaagaagattacgtcgaatagatctccaagagaatcgaggagaactttgtattgagattcaaagatagaaaagaagccatctagctaataactatggacccgtaggtctgaagtaaactactcacacatcatcgaagaggccatGTAGTTGATGTAGAGGTCcttcatgatcaatgccccctccgacggagctacggaaaaggccccaagatgggatcactcgggtacagaaggttgcggcggtggaattaggtttttgtggtgctcctggatgttggggggggggtacatggatatatataggaggaaaaagtacgtcggtggagcaatgaggggcccacgagggtggagggcgttccCAGGGGGTAGgcccgccccctgccttgtggcctcctcgatcgtttcttgatgcccactccaagtctcctggatcacgttcgttgagaaaatcacgttcccgaaggtttcattct is drawn from Triticum dicoccoides isolate Atlit2015 ecotype Zavitan chromosome 4A, WEW_v2.0, whole genome shotgun sequence and contains these coding sequences:
- the LOC119288504 gene encoding 60S ribosomal protein L8-1-like; protein product: MGRVIRAQRKGAGSVFKSHTHHRQGPARFRALDYGERNGYLKGVVTDIVHDPGRGAPLARLDFRDPVRYKHRKELFVAAEGMYTGQSVYCGRRAVVAIGNVLPLASLPEGAVVCNVEQHVGDRGALARASGDYAIVISHNSDNGTTRIKLPSGAKKVVQSGCRAMVGQVAGGGRTEKPLLKAGRAYHKFRVKRNSWPRVRGVAMNPVDHPHGGGNHQHIGHASTVRRDAPPGQKVGQIGARRTGRLRGQAAVNASKDSRAA
- the LOC119288505 gene encoding cytochrome P450 89A2-like, which translates into the protein MQELILLLLPMTLLVVIGSLLRRAPPIKEMRTRLAAVKWGLVRDFSAALRQEVVVTDRVTAHHLLVRGGAGGAFCNRPPTSAASAILSGQRHHNITSAPYGSLWRATRRNLVSEVFHPSCLRLYAPARRAALCGLVADLREQCTSKSNDGVALAAESMHAAMFGLNATMCFGDGVDAGLVRAMADNTEELIWSLVGVRVFAALPALTRLIYRERWNKLAALRRQQEELYLPLINARRGRRRRPSGEAPAYVDTLIELLVADERNSAYGGNASSRKQTLTDGELVGLCSEFLGAGTEPPTAELQWIMANLVKHLDVQEAVRTEIEAVVGVDAEEVGEEDLGRLEYLNAVLMEALRLHPSVPSVVRQVMPEDHVVLDGRRVTAGTIVQFQLERLGRDKTSWADPDEFQPERFLASGGGNVVSLVAAAGSAGEIRMMPFGAGRRMCPGMGVAMLQLGYFVANLVREFEWTEAEGDMAVDLEPHVEFLNFMRRPLRAKLTPLNKGVGGSGAFSDQ